The Arabidopsis thaliana chromosome 5, partial sequence genomic interval agtgacGAAGAAGGGTTTAATTGCAACACTTGATACTTTATGGTTTAAAATACATCCCAAATTTAGTGAGTGATTTGTAGTTTGACAAATTTCGAAGAAGGGTTTCATTGTAACATTTgatagtttagggtttaaatcaaatctcaaatttagTAAGGTAGGTttacataaacaaaaccaagaagttgtgttttgttttgcaattttcTCAAAGACAAGAGTACGAGACTCGTCGACGTCTTTCTTCCTCAACttcgacaaaagaaaataggaTTATTTCAGACCATAAGTCATTGTCTCCGCCTACAAAATCGGCGATTATTAATCacattgtcttcttctatgTTTGATCCACTTTAATCTCTTcataaacatcatttttcCTCTAAAAGCTTTTTCCTTTActcatcttttctcttctgATCAAAATTGTGAATAATGGGCACCAATCAGACTCAGATCTCCGATGAATATGTTACCGGTAACAGTTCCGGTGTAGGTGGGGGAATCTCTGATGTATACGGTGAAGATAGTGCCACGTTGGATCAACTTGTCACTCCTTGGGTTACCTCTGTCGCAAGGTACGATCATAATATCTTTTTCAGGGATTTTCTATTCAAGATTCgcaaaatatttcataatttcttgatttggaaTCTTCTGTTAAAATgaaattgatttatttgttataacTTGCAAACCAAGAAATCTTGGATCTTTCTATTCTTGttgtataagaaagaaagagagatttttcttacaaaattagtaatttttttgaacAGTGGGTATACATTGATGCGTGATCCACGTTACAATAAAGGACTTGCTTTTACtgataaagagagagatgcTCATTACATAACTGGTCTTCTTCCTCCTGTAGTTTTATCTCAAGATGTTCAGGtgaatttttatgtttatgatttgagtaatatcttcattttcttttgagGTTATGTTAATATGAGTTTGCGTGTTTATAGGAGAGGAAAGTGATGCATAATCTTCGTCAGTATACGGTTCCTTTGCAACGTTACATGGCTCTCATGGATCTTCAGGTGATtaaatgttctgtttttggtttaggtaTTGTACTGTTTGGAAATGTGAGCTGGTGAATCTGAATCTTTTAGGAAAGGAATGAGAGATTGTTTTATAAgcttttgattgataatgtggaGGAGTTGCTTCCGGTTGTGTATACACCGACGGTTGGTGAGGCTTGCCAAAAGTATGGGAGCATTTATAGGAGGCCACAAGGTCTTTACATCAGCTTGAAAGAGAAGTAACTGCGATTTAATACTTGTCTACAATATCATTctattcattttatttgcatttttaaGTAAAATGTGGTATTTCTGAAGGGGAAAGATTCTTGAAGTATTGAAGAATTGGCCACAGAGAGGGATTCAAGTTATTGTTGTTACCGATGGTGAGCGGATTCTCGGTCTTGGAGATCTTGGTTGCCAGGTAAACAGAGTTTTAACCAACCTGAAACACTTAGTCTCTCTTTGATCTTATGTTGATTTGGATGGTGGGGAAGTTTTACAGGGAATGGGAATCCCTGTTGGGAAGCTTTCTCTTTACACAGCTTTGGGAGGAATCCGTCCATCGGCTGTAAGTAACGATAAAAGCCTGATGAATGTTTTGGTGCTTATGTTTAGTAATAAGTGTACACTTTATTCTTCTTGTAGTGCCTTCCAATAACCATTGATGTGGGTACAAACAATGAGAAGCTGTTGAATAATGAGTTTTACATTGGCCTTAAACAGAAGAGGGCAAATGGCGAGGTTTCACTACTatctttctagtttttatgcACTTCTTGTGTGTTTAAAGATCAATGTTTCGGAAACTGAAAGGTCTAGTTTCTTGTATTGTTCAGGAATATGCAGAGTTTTTGCAGGAGTTTATGTGTGCTGTTAAACAAAACTATGGAGAGAAAGTGTTGGTGCAGGTAAATTATATCATTAGCTTCTtactaaaaacttttgtttttagtattatGTTGATATAATAACGTTTCGTTTCAGTTTGAAGATTTTGCAAACCACCATGCGTTTGAGCTTCTCTCTAAGTACTGCTCAAGTCATCTCGTTTTCAATGATGATATCCAAGTAAAAACTTGTGTTCAACATTCGTAtcatttgtaagttttttgaAAGGTGCCTAGTAgcaagaatttgttttgtatgttttaaaTTGTAGGGAACTGCATCTGTGGTGCTTGCCGGGCTTATTGCGGCTCAGAAAGTACTTGGTAAAAGCCTAGCTGACCATACCTTTTTGTTCTTGGGTGCTGGAGAGGTGAGACCTTAAAACATATACCaaatgaacttttttttgttaagtatTTGTTATGTTGCTAAAgctttttatcttctttgaaGGCTGGAACCGGAATCGCTGAGCTAATTGCTCTTAAAATTTCGAAAGAGGTTAGATAGTTTTTCGCGGTTCCGCGCCTTCTTGACATTTCTTTGATTCCTTTGCTCCTTCTTACCAAGAACCTGTGACTGTATTGTCTTGTAGACTGGAAAACCAATCGATGAGACCCGGAAGAAGATTTGGCTTGTGGACTCCAAGGTATTGTTGGCTACatgattgtttgattttgatttcttgttcaTTTACAAAACATTCTTTTTGGATTATCTTGCAGGGACTGATTGTTAGCGAACGCAAAGAATCGCTTCAACATTTCAAGCAGCCATGGGCGCATGACCACAAGCCTGTCAAGGAGCTCTTGGCAGCTGTTAATGTACTTTAATAAACTCATCTTAAATCTCTTCATGAGTAGATGAAAAAACATATCTCAGACTTTTCGTTCTTGTCTTAAATCAGGCAATCAAGCCAACTGTTCTTATTGGAACCTCTGGTGTGGGTAAGACTTTCACAAAGGAAGTAGTGGAGGCCATGGCTACCTTGAACgaggtttcttttgtttacttctttGAATCTCATTTCTATCTAGCTATGCTCTTGTTTCTTATGCTCATCTTTGTGTGGTTGGTTACAGAAACCATTGATTCTTGCACTCTCAAACCCAACTTCTCAAGCCGAGTGCACGGCGGAAGAAGCTTACACATGGACCAAGGTAACAATCAAAAGCTTATTGATACTCTcacaaaatgtaaatttgCATATATTTGATGCAACtatgaaaaaagaattgtGTTTTGATTATAGGGTCGTGCAATCTTTGCAAGTGGAAGCCCGTTTGACCCTGTTCAGTATGATGGCAAAAAATTCACGCCTGGCCAGGTTcgttgattttcttttaacattttttctctataattcATGGCTCATGTCCTTCCAATAACATTCCTTTTTCAGGCAAACAACTGTTACATTTTCCCTGGTCTCGGTCTTGGTTTGATCATGTCCGGTGCCATTCGTGTCCGTGATGACATGCTTCTAGCAGCTTGTAAGTACAACACACTCCTTTTAAAactgttattaaaaaattgaCGCATTGTGATATAACACTGCACTCTCTAAGTTGGCCCTAAATGGTTTTATGGTACTAGCCTAAAAGCTAAAATACAACTCTTTTCTCATAAGTTTGTTACTTTGTTTCCATACTTAACCTGCCATAtaatttttagttgttttagaagatattttttttgttattccgGTTCATAGTCTTTCATTTATTTCGCTTATTAGTCAATTAAAAATCCGCCAATAATCACGAAACATTATCTAGATCATTTGTCACGAAAAATTTCACTATTACTATTAAGACCATTTGtgtttttaaactatttgTTCTATCAGCGGAAGCGCTGGCCTCCCAAGTGACGGAAGAGAATTTTGCGAACGGACTGATCTATCCGCCTTTTGCAAACATCAGAAAGATCTCTGCTAACATTGCAGCCAGTGTGGGAGCCAAAACCTACGAACTCGGTTAGTTTcataattcttgttttttgatCATATTAAAAATAGGATcagtccaaaaaaaaaaatctccatGGCAAAAATCTTATGTCATGtacatgttgttgttgttgttgttgttgttgttgttgttgttggttttgcaGGACTGGCATCGAATCTGCCTCGTCCTAAGGACCTCGTAAAGATGGCAGAGAGCTGCATGTACAGTCCTGTCTACAGAAACTTCCGTTAAAACAttctttttaacatttttggctcagctttttactttttgcTTTTCAGTTTTGGTGCTTTCTATATACGACAACTTCTAAACTATTTATACTTTTGCTTTAACTTTAAATAATGAAACCTTATTAACTTTTATGAATTGTGAAATAATCCATTACTCATTTCTTTGCCGTACGCGTGTTAGGTTATGGCGTTTTCCGgacattaaataaatttaatttaggtAAATCTGCAGTGGAACACAAATGAGACGAAATAATGGGGGAAATAATACAgttaatgaaaagaaaaaatagatttagaaaaatgataaaatttgtCATTGTTTGGAGTATCATTTGTGAATTTGCCACTTTCACTAAAATTTTGTGGATTTGTCTTTAAGCTATAAAAATAGGATTGACAAAGCGTTTCACATGTGATGTTTGAGTTTAGTTggttacttttgtttttaaaatttagtatttgttATAAAGTATGTattttagcaaaaacaaatCGTAAATTTAAACTattcaaataataaaactgGCAAATTCGTAAATTTTGTaaggaaaatgacaaaatccGTAATAATCTCcataattaatataaagtcttatatatctttataatatattaaaaagtatttattcaaaaaatatattaaaagggAAAAGAATAAAGCGCAAAGGAGTGTAAAAGAGAATATTTGAAGTGATTTTGGGCCTAAAATTATAATCATTGCAAAGTCAATGATCCCATCCATCATTAATCTTAAAAGtcaagaaaagataaataaataacaataaattggtagataaaaaggtaaatttgCAAGTGGTGGCCCTCTATTAGTAGCAAAGTTAtttatgataatgatgattgtttgatttctttttgttagaATGGTTATACATTCATTGAACATCTATACTGGTTcttaacctttttctttcaaaatgaGAGGCATGCCTAAATGTGTACCGAGTATTAGTAGTTTAGTACCAAGATGTTCAtcataacttcttcttttggaacaTATTATTtgccattttatttttatttttatttttatttgttttgctataaaaataacaatatagaGATTTATCCGTCTAAAATTACGTTGATAAAATGTTTAAGTTAATTGGATTTTAGAtgtttaaaattctttttatattgtttagctAACAAAAAGctgataaaatttatataactcttaatttgaaaatttgtattatttatacattatttctaccaaaatgttttgaaatatattatatattgattcgtacatatatttttctaaaattattaGATAATGTATGATTGAGCATAGATAAATTTAGTTTCTCAGATTAGTTAGCATTAACCTACGCatcatataaattattttatgttgTTAACAAAGTAACACACATATTTCTAAACTAAATTCGAGTTATAACAAGACAACAAACTaatctatattattaattgGAAAGCATTGTATGAACTACAACATTCTAAGAGTAGTTTAAAATTAACTAAATGAATCTTTGCATAggtaatttagtaaattaacaactacaacaactaaataaatatcttggattttgttcttttaaaaaattgaatttaaaatcaataaattcaTAACTACCCgatatttttggaaatcatttaaaaacatttccaTAACATATCAGGCTATTTTAATTCgaattgtatatatgaaaatttatttattttggtaatatgtTATTAGATAATTCGGAAACTTTAatctaatttaataacaaattatcatttagtttagattttaaacaatttctttaacaaaactatgttaatTGTTTCTCATTAGTACACATAAAAATACGATTTTAGTTATGATTTAGCATAttcaaaagataatttttggattttagatttgtaaatATCTAGAAGATATTATCAGTAtagattcaaatatttaacattttaattagaatttaaatgatataaacttttaaaggatttttttaaacatgtaattttcattattttaaaaatatatcgctaagctaaatttgaattatatgaaagaaaatatatttttaaacgtATTATAATAGATACAAGCTTTTAGAATATTCATTCttctagatttgatttttttttaaacaataaaacagaGTTTAAAATAccaatgtttaaaatttttaatgcaaatattcaaaatgagaaaatattgattcacaccaaaaatattttttcttttaaatttgaatgacttttttttaagaacaaatagtaatatgattattttgacAGATCAATAATTGTATTCGAACAATAATAACTACCATATTTGCGATAATGCATAAGGATAAGTTTGAtcaaaaaataccaaaattgtTGAGATTATAGTAAATTTTAGATTGAAAAAAAACGCAATTCAGATTAGTTTATTCAGTAAAGCTAAGattgaatccaaattaaaatctaattttccGTACAATCcatctcttataattataaatgttatgCATACATTCACATTGCCTCACAATCAATCTAGAATATCGattctttaaaacaatatatagagATTCATAAGTAAAGTACTTCATATTCTAATGATGTTTATCTTCTAATATTACTATCCATCTATGCGTATTCTTatggatttttgtttcaggGTCAACACTAGATTATAAGAAACTAGATTATagttatacaatcttaaacaataaacaaaacaaatataacttaatttaattttttatttttaactaaaatcaactaatttaatagtttataaaaaaaccaaatacTATTATTTAACATAAAGACCAAATACTATTAtactttaattataaaaactaCATCTTATTGAAAGGTATACACtaaaaattggttttatatactacaatatcataaatttgtaaatcacaaattatttttaaatatattaatccaaGATGTACCACATGTCGATCCGtcgatttttatatatattagaataacaatatttaaaaataacaaaatgattttcattttacGGAATGAAGTTATATGGTGGAACGAGTTTGGGTTGATATTAATACGGGACGATAATCTACGAGtaaaatcttagaattaaTAACtataacataattatataatcttaaacactaaacaaaataaacaatatttacaaaacaactatatcttaaaatttgaatttttagttacaaaaaatCGACCAACGGTGTACCGCGGAGTTAAATTTACATTATATCAtctaattgatcaaatttcaaacaaaaacaatcaatttatatatacatcaaactaacaa includes:
- the NADP-ME3 gene encoding NADP-malic enzyme 3, with translation MGTNQTQISDEYVTGNSSGVGGGISDVYGEDSATLDQLVTPWVTSVASGYTLMRDPRYNKGLAFTDKERDAHYITGLLPPVVLSQDVQERKVMHNLRQYTVPLQRYMALMDLQERNERLFYKLLIDNVEELLPVVYTPTVGEACQKYGSIYRRPQGLYISLKEKGKILEVLKNWPQRGIQVIVVTDGERILGLGDLGCQGMGIPVGKLSLYTALGGIRPSACLPITIDVGTNNEKLLNNEFYIGLKQKRANGEEYAEFLQEFMCAVKQNYGEKVLVQFEDFANHHAFELLSKYCSSHLVFNDDIQGTASVVLAGLIAAQKVLGKSLADHTFLFLGAGEAGTGIAELIALKISKETGKPIDETRKKIWLVDSKGLIVSERKESLQHFKQPWAHDHKPVKELLAAVNAIKPTVLIGTSGVGKTFTKEVVEAMATLNEKPLILALSNPTSQAECTAEEAYTWTKGRAIFASGSPFDPVQYDGKKFTPGQANNCYIFPGLGLGLIMSGAIRVRDDMLLAASEALASQVTEENFANGLIYPPFANIRKISANIAASVGAKTYELG
- the NADP-ME3 gene encoding NADP-malic enzyme 3, which translates into the protein MGTNQTQISDEYVTGNSSGVGGGISDVYGEDSATLDQLVTPWVTSVASGYTLMRDPRYNKGLAFTDKERDAHYITGLLPPVVLSQDVQERKVMHNLRQYTVPLQRYMALMDLQERNERLFYKLLIDNVEELLPVVYTPTVGEACQKYGSIYRRPQGLYISLKEKGKILEVLKNWPQRGIQVIVVTDGERILGLGDLGCQGMGIPVGKLSLYTALGGIRPSACLPITIDVGTNNEKLLNNEFYIGLKQKRANGEEYAEFLQEFMCAVKQNYGEKVLVQFEDFANHHAFELLSKYCSSHLVFNDDIQGTASVVLAGLIAAQKVLGKSLADHTFLFLGAGEAGTGIAELIALKISKETGKPIDETRKKIWLVDSKGLIVSERKESLQHFKQPWAHDHKPVKELLAAVNAIKPTVLIGTSGVGKTFTKEVVEAMATLNEKPLILALSNPTSQAECTAEEAYTWTKVTIKSLLILSQNVNLHIFDATMKKELCFDYRVVQSLQVEARLTLFSMMAKNSRLARQTTVTFSLVSVLV
- the NADP-ME3 gene encoding NADP-malic enzyme 3 (NADP-malic enzyme 3 (NADP-ME3); FUNCTIONS IN: malate dehydrogenase (oxaloacetate-decarboxylating) (NADP+) activity, oxidoreductase activity, acting on NADH or NADPH, NAD or NADP as acceptor, malic enzyme activity; INVOLVED IN: N-terminal protein myristoylation, malate metabolic process, protein homooligomerization; LOCATED IN: cytosol; EXPRESSED IN: 10 plant structures; EXPRESSED DURING: L mature pollen stage, M germinated pollen stage, 4 anthesis, C globular stage, petal differentiation and expansion stage; CONTAINS InterPro DOMAIN/s: Malic enzyme, NAD-binding (InterPro:IPR012302), Malic oxidoreductase (InterPro:IPR001891), Malic enzyme, conserved site (InterPro:IPR015884), Malic enzyme, N-terminal (InterPro:IPR012301), NAD(P)-binding domain (InterPro:IPR016040); BEST Arabidopsis thaliana protein match is: NADP-malic enzyme 2 (TAIR:AT5G11670.1); Has 1807 Blast hits to 1807 proteins in 277 species: Archae - 0; Bacteria - 0; Metazoa - 736; Fungi - 347; Plants - 385; Viruses - 0; Other Eukaryotes - 339 (source: NCBI BLink).) — its product is MGTNQTQISDEYVTGNSSGVGGGISDVYGEDSATLDQLVTPWVTSVASGYTLMRDPRYNKGLAFTDKERDAHYITGLLPPVVLSQDVQERKVMHNLRQYTVPLQRYMALMDLQERNERLFYKLLIDNVEELLPVVYTPTVGEACQKYGSIYRRPQGLYISLKEKGKILEVLKNWPQRGIQVIVVTDGERILGLGDLGCQGMGIPVGKLSLYTALGGIRPSACLPITIDVGTNNEKLLNNEFYIGLKQKRANGEEYAEFLQEFMCAVKQNYGEKVLVQFEDFANHHAFELLSKYCSSHLVFNDDIQGTASVVLAGLIAAQKVLGKSLADHTFLFLGAGEAGTGIAELIALKISKETGKPIDETRKKIWLVDSKGLIVSERKESLQHFKQPWAHDHKPVKELLAAVNAIKPTVLIGTSGVGKTFTKEVVEAMATLNEKPLILALSNPTSQAECTAEEAYTWTKGRAIFASGSPFDPVQYDGKKFTPGQANNCYIFPGLGLGLIMSGAIRVRDDMLLAASEALASQVTEENFANGLIYPPFANIRKISANIAASVGAKTYELGLASNLPRPKDLVKMAESCMYSPVYRNFR